From a single Pelobacter seleniigenes DSM 18267 genomic region:
- a CDS encoding substrate-binding periplasmic protein, with the protein MSSRSTPSFCHPGYRYFPSGQKTVASVRATANNKLLPSFNAPILKVMLIILTLALQCHPRDALAGDKTYILSYSPVSLFHELVRDRVKEAYQRAGLDVQFIPLPNKRSLLSADNGDVDGDVGRIASIESSFPNLRRVDAKLIDLHGAAYTTRTEIRSYDKGLLDHYRIGYVLGVRWAEDLMKGREATKARDYKGLFDLLKENRVDIVLATTASADAVIKQNTTSDLPIRKLAPLIFSEPIYHYLNKKNSAIIPRLEQAIREINRHPPLIFYTGAPSPQRDIVQARLREACRRIDQTCEVRFTGSSQRALVLAGNQGDGDAFRIGTIKTMEPKATDNLLLVPESILQVQFNVYTTGAPFPVNGWESLAGLRNGLRVGVKILEQKIPGNRTILPDSDRLFKMLAENRLDTVVEHGDVAEYTLYKLRLPNIRKLVPPLASFPGYVLIQKKHHQLVQPLADSLAAMKADGSFDRLKTEILNRYSSQTW; encoded by the coding sequence ATGAGCAGCCGTTCGACACCTTCTTTTTGCCATCCAGGCTATCGCTATTTCCCTTCCGGCCAAAAGACCGTCGCTTCCGTCCGAGCAACGGCCAACAACAAATTACTGCCATCATTCAATGCCCCTATCCTGAAAGTGATGCTGATCATTTTAACCCTGGCCCTGCAATGCCATCCCAGGGATGCCTTGGCCGGAGACAAAACCTATATCCTCAGCTACAGCCCGGTTTCTCTCTTCCACGAATTGGTCAGGGATCGGGTCAAAGAGGCTTATCAACGCGCGGGTCTTGATGTCCAATTTATCCCTTTACCCAATAAAAGATCCCTTTTGAGCGCCGATAACGGAGATGTTGACGGTGATGTCGGCAGGATCGCCTCAATTGAAAGCAGCTTTCCCAATTTACGCCGAGTTGATGCCAAACTGATCGATCTGCACGGCGCGGCATATACCACCCGTACTGAAATCCGCAGCTATGACAAAGGGCTGCTAGACCACTACCGCATCGGTTACGTCCTGGGCGTTCGCTGGGCCGAAGATCTGATGAAAGGTCGGGAAGCGACAAAAGCCCGTGATTATAAGGGTCTTTTCGATCTATTAAAAGAAAACCGTGTCGATATCGTTCTGGCTACAACGGCAAGTGCGGATGCCGTCATCAAACAAAACACAACATCCGACCTCCCGATCAGAAAATTGGCGCCACTGATCTTTTCCGAGCCGATTTATCATTATCTTAATAAAAAGAATTCCGCGATCATTCCCAGGCTGGAACAGGCCATCAGAGAGATCAACCGGCACCCTCCTTTGATATTCTACACCGGCGCCCCGTCGCCTCAACGTGACATTGTCCAGGCCCGTCTCCGGGAAGCCTGTCGCCGCATCGACCAGACCTGCGAGGTCCGCTTTACCGGGTCATCCCAGCGGGCATTGGTCTTAGCGGGGAACCAGGGAGACGGCGATGCGTTCCGCATCGGAACCATTAAGACTATGGAGCCGAAAGCGACCGACAACCTGCTCCTGGTACCTGAGTCGATTCTGCAGGTTCAATTCAACGTCTATACGACCGGCGCGCCTTTTCCGGTGAACGGTTGGGAATCCCTGGCCGGTTTGCGCAACGGCCTGCGGGTCGGCGTTAAAATTCTGGAGCAAAAAATCCCCGGCAACCGGACCATTTTACCCGACAGCGACAGGCTGTTTAAAATGCTGGCTGAAAACCGGCTCGATACAGTTGTAGAGCATGGCGATGTTGCCGAATACACCCTGTACAAGTTACGACTGCCAAACATTCGTAAGCTGGTTCCGCCCCTCGCATCCTTTCCCGGCTATGTTTTGATTCAGAAAAAGCATCATCAGCTGGTACAACCACTGGCTGACAGCCTTGCCGCGATGAAAGCGGATGGCAGCTTTGACCGCCTGAAAACCGAAATCCTCAACCGTTATTCCTCACAGACCTGGTGA
- a CDS encoding DUF169 domain-containing protein: MLSEKAKQLFAKLKLPYPAVALQYLPIKPKDIAQSDKKLAFCQYVKEVQETGKTFFISKENDVCYGKMALGMIPKPPVTASGQAGFDFGVYKTPAACRKLYQHLPVLVSGAVNYVVFAPLSQCDFNPDLLVLFADIPAADIVMRATSYISGDFWESKSTPVLSCSWMYAYPLLSGKVNHLTTGLYHGLKRRKIYEAGLRMISIPFNKIDEVVTALEQMDWTTIAFREDDQSKTELQRRMAHWQDMAIEMGCACDLR, encoded by the coding sequence ATGTTAAGTGAAAAAGCCAAACAGCTGTTCGCAAAACTGAAATTACCCTATCCCGCTGTTGCCCTCCAATATCTTCCAATCAAACCAAAAGATATTGCGCAATCTGACAAGAAGCTGGCCTTCTGCCAATACGTTAAAGAAGTCCAGGAAACGGGCAAGACATTTTTCATCAGCAAAGAAAATGACGTCTGCTATGGCAAAATGGCCTTGGGGATGATCCCCAAACCACCGGTGACCGCCTCGGGACAGGCAGGGTTTGACTTCGGTGTTTATAAAACACCGGCGGCCTGTCGAAAACTGTATCAGCACCTCCCCGTTCTGGTTTCAGGTGCGGTCAACTATGTTGTCTTTGCCCCGCTCAGTCAATGCGACTTTAACCCGGATTTGCTTGTCCTGTTTGCAGATATCCCGGCGGCCGATATTGTTATGCGTGCCACGAGTTACATTTCAGGTGATTTTTGGGAGTCCAAATCGACACCGGTGCTCAGCTGTTCCTGGATGTATGCTTATCCGCTGCTTAGCGGGAAAGTGAACCACCTGACCACCGGGCTTTATCATGGCCTGAAACGCCGGAAAATTTATGAAGCCGGTTTGCGGATGATTTCCATCCCTTTTAACAAGATCGATGAGGTCGTTACGGCCTTGGAACAAATGGACTGGACCACCATCGCTTTTCGAGAAGACGACCAGAGTAAAACAGAACTCCAGCGCAGAATGGCGCACTGGCAGGACATGGCGATTGAAATGGGCTGCGCCTGTGATTTACGCTGA
- a CDS encoding GGDEF domain-containing protein, producing MDKPGLYRNKELSRNTCYQHQLALLLIDIDHFKDINDTFGHDIGDEVLKGHVVMVQNKLRTSDMFGRWGGEEFIVMLPETDPGQATIVANRLLNYLAETPVHTDCGKQISLTVSIGMTVAGNFATLRPDIIKTADKALYLAKNRGRNNIVLL from the coding sequence TTGGACAAGCCCGGTCTTTATAGAAATAAAGAATTGAGTAGAAATACATGCTATCAGCATCAACTGGCCCTGTTGTTGATCGATATCGATCATTTCAAGGATATTAACGATACATTCGGCCATGACATTGGCGATGAAGTTTTAAAAGGCCATGTGGTCATGGTTCAGAACAAATTGAGAACATCGGATATGTTCGGTCGTTGGGGTGGCGAAGAATTTATCGTCATGCTGCCGGAAACGGATCCCGGGCAGGCAACCATCGTTGCCAACAGACTCCTTAACTATTTGGCAGAAACGCCTGTTCATACAGACTGCGGCAAACAGATAAGCTTGACTGTCAGTATTGGAATGACTGTGGCCGGCAACTTTGCAACCCTGCGCCCGGATATCATTAAAACAGCTGACAAAGCTCTTTACCTGGCCAAAAACAGAGGACGAAACAACATCGTCCTGCTGTAA
- a CDS encoding HAD family hydrolase: MLKGILWDNDGVLVDTEHLYYLSNKELLNEYNLDLTESDYFEWYLMRNIGSWHLLEGIGLTKEDQPLIRKRRNTIYTSKLVEATELVKEGIEPLVKALYGKVSMGIVTSAFREHFDTIHARLPLRDYFDFVLTNEDYEGSKPSPTPYLCGLDRLGVPAENCVVIEDSPRGLASARAANLRCIILRHKLMAGFTFQGAYKVVDSVPELHKELMELM; encoded by the coding sequence ATGTTAAAAGGAATTCTTTGGGACAACGACGGGGTGCTGGTCGACACCGAGCATCTCTACTACCTCAGCAACAAAGAACTGCTCAACGAGTACAACCTTGACCTGACGGAGAGCGATTACTTCGAATGGTACCTGATGCGCAACATCGGCTCTTGGCACCTGCTTGAAGGAATCGGCCTGACCAAAGAAGATCAGCCGCTCATCCGCAAGCGCCGCAACACCATATACACGAGCAAACTGGTTGAGGCGACTGAACTTGTCAAAGAAGGAATCGAACCCCTCGTGAAGGCACTGTACGGTAAGGTGTCCATGGGCATTGTCACCAGCGCCTTCCGCGAGCACTTCGACACCATCCATGCCCGGCTTCCGCTGAGGGACTATTTCGATTTCGTCCTCACCAACGAGGATTACGAGGGCAGCAAACCCTCCCCCACTCCGTACCTGTGCGGCCTTGATCGCCTGGGTGTGCCTGCGGAAAATTGCGTCGTCATCGAAGATTCTCCCCGCGGCCTCGCCTCCGCCCGCGCCGCGAACCTGCGCTGCATCATTTTGCGCCACAAACTTATGGCAGGCTTCACTTTTCAGGGAGCCTATAAAGTGGTGGATTCGGTACCGGAATTACATAAAGAGCTCATGGAGCTTATGTAA
- the purB gene encoding adenylosuccinate lyase has translation MITAISPIDGRYASKVTELEECFSEYALLKNRVKVEIMWLITLCGEAGIPECRALNAAEEQTLRKIVTDFTPAEAEKIKKIEAVTNHDVKAVEYYLKEQIAGTSLEEISEFIHFACTSEDINNLSHALMLKDGLVALLPQQQQIITGISKLAREFQNVPMLARTHGQTASPTTIGKELAVFAHRLQKQSTKIAEVELLGKLNGAVGNFNAHLSAYPAVDWVALAKQVIENELGLKQNLFTTQIEPHDYMAELFDAMARWNTILIDFNRDIWTYVSMAYFGQQTIKGEVGSSTMPHKVNPIDFENSEGNCGLANAIFQHLSSKLPISRLQRDLTDSTVLRNMGVGFGYSMIAYKSTLKGIGKLKLNEQNLADDLDHAWEVLAEPIQTVMRKAGIEKPYEKLKELTRGHKIDSQTIRDFINGLELADADKQRLLDMTPGSYTGMAGKIVDFLD, from the coding sequence ATGATTACTGCAATCAGTCCGATTGATGGCCGCTACGCTTCCAAGGTCACTGAACTGGAAGAGTGCTTTTCCGAATATGCTCTGTTGAAAAACCGCGTCAAAGTTGAAATCATGTGGTTAATCACCCTCTGCGGTGAAGCCGGTATTCCCGAATGCCGGGCGCTAAACGCCGCCGAAGAGCAAACCCTGCGCAAAATCGTCACCGACTTTACTCCGGCCGAAGCGGAAAAAATCAAAAAGATTGAAGCCGTGACCAATCACGACGTCAAGGCTGTCGAGTATTATCTCAAAGAACAGATTGCCGGCACCTCGCTGGAAGAGATCTCCGAGTTCATCCATTTCGCCTGTACCTCGGAAGACATCAACAACCTCTCCCATGCCCTGATGCTCAAAGATGGCCTGGTAGCCCTGCTTCCCCAGCAGCAACAAATCATTACCGGGATCAGCAAACTAGCTCGTGAATTCCAAAATGTCCCGATGCTGGCACGGACTCATGGCCAGACCGCTTCGCCGACCACCATCGGCAAGGAACTGGCCGTATTTGCCCATCGTCTGCAGAAACAAAGTACAAAAATTGCCGAAGTTGAACTGCTCGGCAAACTCAACGGCGCGGTCGGCAACTTCAACGCCCATCTCTCTGCTTACCCAGCGGTTGATTGGGTTGCCTTGGCCAAACAAGTGATCGAAAATGAGCTTGGGCTGAAGCAGAACTTGTTTACCACCCAGATCGAACCGCATGACTATATGGCAGAACTGTTCGACGCCATGGCGCGCTGGAACACGATCCTCATCGATTTCAACCGCGACATCTGGACCTACGTGTCCATGGCCTATTTCGGGCAGCAAACCATCAAAGGCGAAGTCGGTTCGTCGACCATGCCTCACAAGGTCAACCCCATCGACTTTGAAAACTCCGAAGGCAACTGTGGACTGGCCAACGCCATCTTCCAACACCTTTCAAGCAAACTGCCGATCTCACGCCTGCAGCGCGACCTGACCGATTCCACCGTGCTGCGCAACATGGGGGTTGGATTCGGCTACAGCATGATCGCTTACAAGTCGACCCTGAAAGGCATTGGGAAACTCAAGCTTAATGAGCAGAACCTAGCTGATGACCTAGACCATGCCTGGGAAGTGCTTGCCGAGCCGATTCAGACCGTGATGCGGAAAGCCGGAATCGAAAAGCCTTACGAGAAACTGAAAGAACTGACCCGCGGGCACAAAATCGACAGCCAGACTATCCGCGACTTCATCAACGGGCTCGAATTGGCCGATGCAGACAAGCAACGGCTGTTGGACATGACCCCGGGCAGCTACACCGGCATGGCAGGAAAAATCGTTGATTTCCTCGACTGA
- a CDS encoding patatin-like phospholipase family protein, with protein MKKTHKTVSLVLGSGGARGLAHIGVIRVLEEQGYEIRSISGSSMGALIGGIYAAGKLDIYAKWVSALDRLDVLKLLDLSFSGTAIFKGERIINTLRELIGDRNIEDLPLSFTAVATDLDESKEVWLSSGSLFSAIRASIAFPTVFSAFNYHGRHLVDGGLLNPVPIAPTLRDMTDLTIAVSLSGKVDNTPSQLEAPAPEPEPRNRYHRKIIDFIDGLQDMFNGEDEEEDETGIFDVVSKSLDAMQSTIANFKLAAYTPDILIELPKNICTIYEFERAKELIEIGRRKAEEVLAAHDH; from the coding sequence ATGAAAAAGACCCACAAAACAGTTTCTTTGGTACTCGGCAGCGGCGGGGCCCGCGGGCTGGCCCATATAGGTGTGATTCGCGTGCTTGAAGAGCAGGGTTATGAGATTCGTTCCATTTCCGGCTCATCCATGGGGGCGCTGATCGGCGGTATTTATGCCGCGGGAAAACTGGATATCTATGCCAAGTGGGTTAGCGCCCTGGATCGGCTCGATGTCTTGAAGCTGCTCGACTTGTCTTTCAGTGGCACGGCCATTTTTAAGGGAGAGCGGATCATCAACACCCTGCGGGAGCTGATTGGCGACCGCAATATCGAAGATCTGCCGCTCTCCTTTACCGCTGTCGCCACTGATCTGGATGAAAGCAAGGAGGTTTGGCTATCGAGCGGATCTCTGTTCAGTGCCATCCGCGCTTCCATTGCCTTTCCAACGGTATTTTCCGCGTTCAATTACCACGGACGGCACCTGGTTGACGGTGGTTTGCTCAACCCGGTGCCCATTGCACCCACGCTACGCGATATGACCGATCTGACCATCGCTGTCAGCCTGAGCGGCAAGGTGGACAATACTCCCAGCCAGCTCGAAGCACCGGCTCCTGAACCTGAACCACGTAACCGTTATCATCGAAAGATTATCGATTTTATCGATGGTTTACAGGATATGTTTAATGGAGAAGATGAAGAAGAGGATGAGACCGGGATCTTTGACGTGGTCTCTAAAAGCCTTGACGCCATGCAGTCGACCATCGCCAACTTTAAACTGGCTGCCTATACCCCTGATATCCTCATCGAACTGCCGAAAAATATCTGCACTATTTATGAGTTCGAACGGGCCAAGGAACTGATCGAGATTGGTCGCCGTAAGGCCGAGGAGGTCCTTGCGGCCCACGACCATTGA
- a CDS encoding Lon protease family protein, translating to MNDLLVSSESLRWHCDPAQFQFSSTAELPPLEITIGQERALTAIDFGLGITDNGFNLFVLGQPGSGRSSTIKKILAAHATKRPAPADWCYVHDFESSSGPEFICLPYGTGKEFKKDLDRLVERLSEDVPKSFDSKEYQEQRKKISQSFQERKKQIFQDLEQLAADNGFAIQQVASGLVLVPLKEGSPLSQKDFEELSAKDKERLENTGNMLQEKIDEGLLEARKIDEELREKILDVAKQVLLYTIGHLFEALELKYADLQPIIDHFANCKKDILKQIEDLHSANKPQFNLPGLAPQQQGPNFDNYRVNLLIDNSELDGAPVIYEANPTYFNVFGRIEHVIQMGSAVTDFQMIKPGAMHRANGGYLILDCREVLLNLFTYEALKRSIRNKEIKLEDMAEQYRLIATASLKPQPIPLDCKIVLIGTPELYYLLYQLDPDFRKYFKVKVDFDQRMANSSANIQLFSLFIGTKCREEKLLHFDPSAVAHTIEFSARMIEDQKHLSASFSEITDLIHEASFYANRSGAGLVTAAHVDQALESRIYRANKTEEHIRALIEDGTIFIDTQGEVIGQVNGLTVYQLGDYSFGMPARVTVRTFLGKSNMINIEREVKLSGPIHDKGMLILSGFFGERYGCDKPLALSASICFEQSYGGIEGDSASSTELYALLSSLARLPIRQDIAVTGSVNQHGRVQPIGGVNQKVEGFFAVCKASGLTGSQGVIIPRANVQNLMLKAEVERAVKNGQFHIWSVQTIDEGIAILTGLAAGELQNDGTWPEGSVNDRVNRRLLQLVETAAEFGKKTAGHDTGNGKAVE from the coding sequence GTGAACGATCTACTGGTTAGCTCCGAATCTCTCCGCTGGCATTGCGATCCCGCTCAATTCCAATTCAGCTCTACCGCCGAACTGCCACCCCTGGAAATCACCATCGGCCAGGAAAGAGCATTAACCGCCATCGATTTTGGCCTGGGGATTACCGACAACGGCTTTAATCTGTTCGTATTGGGACAACCCGGCAGCGGGCGCTCTTCAACCATCAAAAAAATCCTCGCCGCGCATGCCACCAAAAGGCCGGCGCCTGCTGACTGGTGCTATGTTCATGATTTCGAATCCAGCAGCGGCCCCGAGTTCATCTGCCTGCCTTACGGCACTGGCAAGGAATTCAAAAAAGATCTCGACCGCCTGGTTGAACGACTCTCCGAAGATGTCCCCAAATCCTTTGACAGCAAGGAATATCAGGAACAGCGAAAGAAAATATCCCAGTCCTTCCAGGAACGTAAGAAACAGATTTTCCAGGATCTGGAACAATTGGCAGCAGACAACGGCTTTGCTATTCAGCAGGTGGCCAGCGGTCTGGTTCTGGTGCCTTTAAAAGAAGGCAGTCCTTTATCACAAAAGGACTTTGAAGAACTCTCGGCCAAAGACAAGGAACGCCTGGAGAATACCGGCAACATGCTGCAGGAAAAAATCGACGAGGGACTGCTCGAAGCCAGGAAAATCGATGAGGAGCTGCGTGAAAAGATTCTTGATGTCGCCAAACAGGTCCTGCTCTATACCATCGGTCATCTGTTTGAGGCCCTGGAACTCAAATATGCTGACCTGCAACCGATTATCGACCATTTTGCCAATTGTAAAAAAGACATTCTCAAGCAGATTGAGGACCTGCATTCAGCCAACAAGCCTCAATTCAATCTGCCGGGGCTGGCTCCGCAGCAGCAGGGGCCGAATTTTGATAATTACCGCGTCAACCTGCTCATCGACAACAGTGAACTGGACGGCGCACCGGTGATCTACGAAGCCAACCCGACCTATTTCAACGTATTCGGCCGGATTGAACATGTCATCCAGATGGGCAGTGCCGTGACCGACTTTCAGATGATCAAGCCCGGGGCCATGCACCGTGCCAACGGCGGCTATCTGATTCTGGATTGCCGAGAAGTCCTGCTCAACCTGTTCACCTATGAGGCGCTCAAACGCTCTATTCGCAACAAGGAAATCAAGCTTGAGGACATGGCGGAACAGTACCGGTTGATCGCCACGGCCAGCCTCAAACCGCAACCCATTCCATTGGACTGCAAGATTGTTCTGATCGGCACCCCGGAGCTCTATTACCTGCTCTATCAACTGGACCCGGACTTTCGCAAATATTTCAAGGTCAAGGTCGATTTCGATCAACGGATGGCCAACAGCAGCGCCAATATTCAGCTGTTTTCACTCTTCATCGGCACCAAGTGTCGGGAGGAAAAACTGCTCCACTTCGACCCGTCTGCCGTCGCCCATACCATTGAATTCTCCGCCCGCATGATTGAGGACCAAAAGCATCTGTCGGCAAGCTTTTCCGAAATTACCGACCTGATCCACGAAGCATCCTTCTATGCCAACCGCAGCGGTGCCGGCCTGGTTACGGCCGCTCATGTCGACCAAGCGCTTGAATCAAGGATCTACCGGGCCAACAAGACCGAGGAGCATATCCGCGCCCTGATCGAGGATGGGACGATTTTTATCGACACTCAGGGTGAAGTCATCGGCCAGGTCAACGGCCTAACCGTCTATCAGCTTGGTGATTACAGTTTTGGCATGCCCGCGCGGGTTACGGTGCGAACGTTTCTCGGCAAAAGCAACATGATCAACATCGAGCGGGAAGTCAAACTGTCCGGACCAATCCATGACAAAGGGATGCTGATCCTCAGCGGCTTTTTTGGCGAACGCTACGGCTGTGACAAACCGCTGGCCCTGTCGGCTTCGATCTGTTTCGAACAATCTTACGGCGGAATCGAAGGAGACAGCGCCTCCAGCACAGAACTCTACGCGCTGCTCTCCAGCCTGGCACGCCTGCCGATTCGTCAGGATATCGCCGTGACCGGTTCGGTCAATCAGCACGGCCGGGTTCAGCCCATCGGCGGGGTCAACCAGAAGGTTGAAGGTTTTTTCGCGGTCTGCAAGGCGAGCGGCCTGACCGGCAGCCAGGGCGTCATCATCCCCCGCGCCAATGTCCAGAACCTGATGCTTAAGGCCGAAGTAGAACGTGCCGTGAAAAACGGTCAATTTCATATCTGGAGCGTGCAAACCATCGATGAAGGGATCGCCATTTTAACCGGGCTGGCAGCGGGCGAGTTGCAGAACGACGGCACCTGGCCGGAAGGATCGGTGAATGACCGGGTCAACAGAAGGCTGCTGCAGTTGGTGGAAACAGCTGCCGAGTTTGGTAAAAAAACAGCGGGGCATGACACAGGCAATGGAAAAGCCGTGGAGTGA
- the pfkA gene encoding 6-phosphofructokinase has protein sequence MKRIAVLTSGGDCSGMNATVRAVVRAGLASGLEVIGIQKGFQGLIDRLYETMNTKSVSNVLQRGGTFLQSARCKEMRTEEGLRLACQNLKGMGVEGLVVIGGDGSLKGGYAIHTHGIPVIGIPASIDNDIPYTDVSLGVDTALNNIVRAVDNLKDTASSHDRAFIVETMGRNCGYLAVVAAIASGAEYSLIPEEPYDLEAICKELRKRYQEKRTNAIILVAEGAGKAEDIATQIKDRIGFETRVTVLGHYQRGGSPTVFDRMLGARFGQAAVESLMNNDAGTMAGLDGSEVVMTDLEKVTTSGIRPINPRFPKLADQLSA, from the coding sequence ATGAAACGAATCGCAGTTCTCACCAGTGGCGGAGACTGTTCAGGTATGAACGCAACGGTTCGCGCTGTGGTGCGGGCCGGGTTAGCCTCCGGACTGGAAGTGATCGGCATCCAGAAAGGATTTCAGGGGCTGATCGACCGGCTTTATGAAACCATGAACACCAAGAGCGTCAGCAATGTCCTGCAACGCGGCGGAACCTTCCTGCAGAGTGCGCGCTGTAAAGAGATGCGCACCGAAGAAGGCTTGCGCCTTGCCTGTCAGAACCTAAAAGGCATGGGGGTTGAAGGATTGGTGGTGATCGGCGGCGACGGTTCCCTGAAAGGTGGCTATGCCATTCACACCCACGGTATTCCGGTGATCGGCATTCCAGCCTCCATCGACAACGATATCCCCTACACCGATGTATCCCTCGGTGTGGATACAGCGCTGAACAATATCGTCCGTGCCGTCGACAATCTGAAAGACACAGCCAGTTCCCACGACCGCGCCTTTATCGTCGAAACCATGGGGCGCAACTGCGGCTATCTGGCGGTGGTTGCCGCCATTGCCTCCGGCGCCGAATATAGCCTGATCCCGGAAGAACCTTACGATCTGGAAGCTATCTGCAAGGAGTTACGCAAACGCTATCAGGAGAAACGTACCAACGCCATCATCCTGGTCGCAGAAGGAGCCGGCAAGGCCGAGGATATCGCAACCCAGATCAAAGATCGGATCGGTTTCGAAACCAGAGTCACCGTCCTTGGACATTATCAACGCGGCGGTTCTCCTACGGTTTTCGACCGGATGCTCGGGGCTCGTTTCGGTCAGGCCGCAGTTGAAAGCCTGATGAACAATGACGCCGGGACGATGGCCGGCCTCGACGGATCGGAAGTCGTCATGACCGATCTGGAAAAGGTGACCACTTCTGGGATCCGCCCGATCAATCCACGCTTTCCAAAGCTGGCCGATCAACTCTCCGCCTGA
- a CDS encoding M16 family metallopeptidase, whose translation MHRKLYVIFAVFLLVLPGPSFAQTLVEKVQEHHLANGATLLMVERHNSPTVAAYITFRVGSVNETSEQRGTAHLLEHMLFKGTKTLGTRDYRAESKLLKEIEDVGSRIDSLKNLPNTDPQTLTELRSRLHDLQKQHRSLVVKDEFARIYSENGGVGYNAFTGKDQTTYLINLPSNKLELWADIESDRLQNAVFREFYTERDVVREERRRSYESNPGGQIYESLLATAFKVHPYRDPIIGWSSDIENLSLKNIREFFHKYYTPVNMVITLVGDIDSRKTIDLVERYFGRLAPGVPVPPVIEKEPKQDGERRVHIDFDAEQRLMIAYHKPTMPSKDDYVFDIILQILTGGRTSRLYQSLVVDKQLVTDVDAFTAPGSRYPNLMILSMSPSRTCTCVDVEQAVYDELDRLKTEPLSAAELNQARKQITTSMLRNLEGNSGLARMLSSYQSLGDWHYLVNYNKELAGITAEDVMDVAQRYLQADNRTVATLGRGGKIL comes from the coding sequence ATGCATCGCAAATTATATGTCATCTTCGCAGTATTTTTGCTGGTACTGCCAGGGCCGTCGTTTGCGCAAACCCTGGTTGAAAAAGTACAGGAACATCACCTTGCAAATGGCGCAACCCTGTTGATGGTCGAGCGCCATAATTCCCCGACGGTGGCGGCCTATATCACCTTCAGGGTCGGGTCGGTCAACGAAACCAGTGAACAGCGCGGGACTGCTCATTTGCTTGAGCATATGTTGTTCAAAGGGACCAAAACCCTTGGCACCCGGGATTATCGGGCGGAGAGCAAGCTGCTCAAGGAGATCGAAGATGTCGGCAGCCGCATTGACAGCCTGAAAAACCTGCCGAATACCGATCCCCAGACTCTGACGGAATTGCGCAGCCGTCTGCACGACTTGCAGAAGCAGCACCGCTCGTTGGTGGTCAAGGACGAATTTGCCAGAATCTACTCGGAAAACGGCGGGGTTGGCTATAATGCTTTCACCGGCAAGGACCAGACCACCTATCTGATCAATCTGCCGTCCAATAAACTGGAACTTTGGGCAGACATTGAGTCGGATCGCCTGCAGAATGCCGTGTTTCGGGAATTCTATACTGAGCGCGATGTGGTCCGCGAGGAACGCAGGCGGTCTTATGAGAGCAATCCCGGCGGGCAGATCTATGAATCGCTGTTGGCGACGGCATTCAAGGTTCACCCTTACCGGGACCCGATTATCGGCTGGTCGTCGGATATCGAAAATTTGAGTCTCAAAAATATCCGCGAGTTTTTTCATAAGTATTATACCCCGGTCAACATGGTCATTACTCTGGTCGGTGATATCGACAGCCGCAAAACCATTGATCTGGTTGAGCGCTATTTCGGTCGCCTGGCTCCCGGCGTTCCGGTGCCACCGGTTATCGAAAAGGAACCCAAGCAGGATGGCGAGCGGCGAGTGCATATCGATTTCGATGCCGAACAGCGGCTGATGATCGCCTATCACAAGCCGACCATGCCGTCCAAGGACGATTATGTCTTTGATATCATTTTGCAGATCCTGACCGGTGGCAGGACCTCCAGGTTGTATCAGTCCTTGGTGGTGGACAAACAGCTGGTCACCGACGTCGATGCTTTTACGGCGCCGGGCTCCCGCTATCCGAACCTGATGATCTTAAGCATGTCCCCGAGCCGGACCTGTACCTGTGTCGACGTCGAACAGGCGGTCTACGACGAGCTTGACCGGCTCAAGACCGAACCTTTGAGCGCTGCCGAACTTAACCAGGCGCGCAAACAGATTACCACTTCGATGCTGCGCAACCTGGAAGGGAACAGCGGGCTGGCGCGCATGTTGTCATCTTACCAGTCTCTGGGTGATTGGCATTACCTGGTCAATTACAATAAAGAGCTGGCCGGGATTACTGCCGAGGATGTCATGGATGTTGCACAACGTTATTTGCAGGCCGATAACCGGACGGTTGCGACCTTGGGCCGGGGAGGCAAAATCTTATGA